From a region of the Thermomicrobium roseum DSM 5159 genome:
- a CDS encoding acetate--CoA ligase family protein: MQSEMLAPLLRPRSIVVVGASPRRRMARTVLSNLRTFGFRGPVWALHPSGEAVEGFPCFRTVEDLPETPDCAVIALSPENTLQAFRALAERGVRAAVLLGSGFAEAGPSGLAIQQEITAIARDRGIAVCGPNCLGLVTPDARATLTGYHLPGDLATGPAAAVVQSGSVFWSLAHNTRSLRFRYLVSSGNEAVLTAADYFAAALSDPHVRLLVGFLEVVRDGERFLDVIQAAHARSVPIVLLKVGRSELARATVLVHTGAIAGSDAIFRDIMRQYGVILVETLDELYDTAEFLLAGRWPRSFRVGVVTDSGGEKALIADWGERIGLEFPPLSPKTAERLRTVLAPYVKLENPLDAWGSGNFDEVYPATLAAFAEDPNIETIVLGTDMVRETEEAHLYAEAMLALRERTAKPLAVVTNQATGLDCTEVQRLRAAGIPVLQGTEYGYRAIAHAARYSQWRASAPDSLAPPSSLGEIRQEIERWHQRATRSAHDQPVTLTEYEAKQILARIGLPIPSERWVTCLEEALAAADEIGFPVVLKAQGPNLLHKSDLGAVRLGISDRQALIEAWQGMVETLAATPSLEVTGYLVQRQIPHGLELLLGCLRDSTFGMVVSVGLGGEFVEIWRDVVYRKAPVSPEEADRMLSELRGAALLAGHRRLAPRDRRAAAEAIARFSWFAVAAADLIEVAEVNPLIVLEEGRGAWAVDSLIVLRAPERRDG, encoded by the coding sequence GTGCAATCGGAGATGCTGGCCCCGCTGTTGCGACCGCGCAGCATCGTCGTCGTCGGCGCGAGCCCGCGGCGGCGCATGGCCCGGACTGTCCTCTCCAATTTGCGAACCTTCGGCTTTCGCGGTCCAGTGTGGGCACTGCATCCCAGTGGTGAGGCGGTCGAGGGGTTCCCCTGCTTCCGCACAGTCGAGGACCTCCCCGAAACGCCTGACTGCGCAGTGATCGCCCTCTCACCGGAAAATACCCTGCAGGCGTTTCGCGCACTCGCTGAGCGAGGAGTGCGGGCTGCGGTTCTACTCGGCTCCGGTTTCGCCGAGGCGGGTCCCTCAGGCTTGGCGATTCAGCAGGAAATCACCGCCATCGCCCGCGACCGCGGCATCGCCGTCTGTGGTCCCAATTGTCTGGGGTTGGTCACTCCGGACGCACGAGCAACCTTGACCGGCTATCACCTGCCAGGCGACCTGGCGACCGGTCCGGCCGCTGCGGTCGTGCAGAGCGGTTCCGTCTTTTGGTCCTTGGCCCACAACACGCGGTCACTCCGCTTTCGCTACCTGGTCTCGAGCGGGAACGAAGCCGTCCTGACTGCGGCCGATTACTTCGCGGCCGCCTTGTCCGACCCCCACGTGCGTCTTCTCGTCGGCTTCCTCGAAGTCGTGCGCGATGGCGAGCGGTTCCTGGACGTGATCCAGGCCGCTCATGCGCGTTCTGTCCCGATCGTCCTGCTCAAGGTCGGTCGCTCGGAATTGGCCCGCGCGACGGTTCTGGTGCACACCGGCGCGATCGCTGGCTCGGACGCGATCTTCCGCGATATCATGCGCCAATACGGCGTGATCCTGGTCGAGACGCTCGACGAGCTGTACGACACGGCTGAATTTCTGCTCGCTGGGCGCTGGCCACGGAGCTTCCGCGTCGGCGTGGTGACCGATAGTGGAGGAGAGAAAGCGCTCATCGCGGACTGGGGAGAGCGGATCGGCCTCGAGTTCCCACCCTTGTCACCCAAAACTGCCGAACGACTGCGGACGGTTCTGGCTCCGTACGTCAAGCTCGAGAATCCGCTGGACGCCTGGGGTTCCGGCAACTTCGACGAAGTCTACCCGGCCACGTTGGCCGCCTTCGCCGAAGACCCGAACATCGAGACCATTGTCTTGGGAACCGACATGGTGCGGGAAACCGAGGAAGCGCACCTGTATGCCGAGGCGATGCTCGCTTTGCGCGAGCGCACCGCGAAGCCACTCGCTGTGGTCACCAATCAGGCAACGGGGCTCGATTGCACGGAAGTGCAGCGCCTCCGCGCGGCCGGGATTCCCGTTTTGCAAGGAACCGAATACGGGTACCGCGCGATCGCTCATGCAGCGCGCTACAGCCAGTGGCGAGCCAGCGCACCGGACTCGCTCGCTCCACCGTCCTCCCTCGGGGAGATTCGCCAGGAGATCGAGCGCTGGCATCAGCGTGCCACGCGGTCAGCACACGATCAACCGGTGACGCTGACCGAGTACGAAGCGAAGCAGATCCTCGCACGTATCGGCTTGCCTATCCCGAGCGAACGCTGGGTGACCTGCCTGGAGGAAGCACTCGCGGCAGCCGACGAGATCGGGTTTCCGGTCGTGCTCAAGGCACAGGGACCGAACTTGCTCCACAAGAGCGACCTCGGAGCGGTCCGGCTCGGTATCAGTGATCGCCAGGCGCTGATCGAGGCATGGCAGGGGATGGTCGAGACCCTCGCGGCCACACCATCGCTGGAGGTCACCGGCTATCTGGTTCAACGACAAATTCCGCACGGGCTGGAGCTTCTCCTCGGATGCCTCCGCGATTCGACGTTCGGCATGGTGGTGAGTGTCGGTCTCGGCGGTGAGTTCGTGGAGATCTGGCGAGATGTCGTCTATCGCAAGGCCCCGGTCAGTCCAGAGGAGGCGGATCGGATGCTCAGCGAACTGCGGGGCGCAGCCCTGCTGGCTGGTCATCGACGGCTGGCTCCACGTGACCGCCGTGCGGCGGCCGAGGCCATCGCTCGTTTCAGCTGGTTCGCCGTGGCAGCGGCTGACCTGATCGAGGTCGCGGAAGTGAATCCGCTCATCGTGCTCGAGGAAGGACGAGGTGCGTGGGCAGTCGACAGTCTGATCGTTCTGCGTGCTCCGGAAAGGAGGGATGGGTGA
- a CDS encoding acyl-CoA thioesterase — translation MQAELESFRFWYPWRVRYRDCDMQGIVYFSVYFEYVEQAIMEYFRQIGVPIGKTIHEGSFDWAFAHAEIDYRAPVAFDDLVSIGIRIPKRGRSSFEVHFAVVDAARERVHAHGRLVLVCYDSRSRRSCPLPDFVREKIEAFEGA, via the coding sequence ATGCAGGCCGAACTCGAATCGTTCCGCTTCTGGTACCCCTGGCGAGTGCGCTACCGTGACTGCGACATGCAAGGGATCGTCTACTTCAGTGTCTATTTCGAGTACGTCGAGCAGGCGATCATGGAGTACTTTCGGCAAATCGGTGTCCCGATCGGCAAGACGATCCACGAGGGATCGTTCGACTGGGCGTTCGCGCATGCCGAGATCGACTATCGGGCGCCGGTCGCCTTCGATGACCTGGTTTCGATCGGGATCCGCATCCCGAAGCGTGGGCGATCCAGTTTCGAGGTGCACTTTGCAGTCGTCGACGCAGCGCGCGAGCGCGTCCATGCTCACGGTCGTCTCGTGCTCGTTTGCTACGACAGCCGGTCTCGACGGTCCTGCCCATTGCCCGATTTCGTCCGGGAAAAGATCGAGGCGTTCGAGGGTGCATGA
- a CDS encoding ABC transporter substrate-binding protein, whose translation MADRIDALLQFLARQQRLRRRELLGGLLAAGTLAACRQAATPTPTPAPAATPTPAAQAPAGEFAVPGYDDPNRWKGRSIVVTSWGGALQDALRKTIYQPFSRLTGCQIVEDTTDEAKLRTMVESGTVEWDVVDVGTESVIPMGRLNLLEPLDYSKIDTTDIFPELVLEHGVGYFYYSTCLAYRKDKFPDKPPQSWADFWDVQGFPGPRAFQKYIQWGPLEAALLADGVPIDQLYPPDVDRAFRALDRLKPHVTVWWEAGAQPAQLLTDGEVYLTDAWIARIQFLIEQGSTVLGYTWNQGRLSSDSLVIPRGSKNVDVAHDFINFALRPEVQRAFALAYPDGPANKRAFEALPAERVAVLPSAPQNKALQVYPDYQWWADHLDEVVERFNSWIAR comes from the coding sequence ATGGCTGATCGGATCGATGCCCTGCTCCAGTTCCTGGCGCGCCAGCAGCGCCTCCGCCGCCGCGAGCTACTCGGTGGCCTCCTGGCAGCCGGCACGCTCGCTGCCTGCCGGCAGGCGGCCACTCCGACACCGACTCCGGCCCCAGCCGCGACACCGACGCCTGCTGCCCAGGCGCCGGCGGGTGAATTCGCGGTTCCTGGCTATGACGATCCCAACCGCTGGAAGGGCCGCAGTATCGTCGTCACCTCCTGGGGCGGCGCTCTGCAGGATGCCCTGCGCAAGACGATCTACCAGCCCTTCTCGCGTCTCACCGGCTGTCAGATCGTCGAAGATACGACCGACGAGGCCAAGCTGCGAACCATGGTCGAGTCCGGCACTGTCGAGTGGGACGTGGTCGATGTCGGGACCGAATCGGTCATCCCGATGGGTCGCCTCAACCTGCTGGAGCCACTCGACTACAGCAAGATCGATACGACCGATATCTTTCCGGAACTCGTGCTCGAACACGGCGTCGGTTACTTCTATTACTCGACGTGTCTCGCCTACCGGAAGGACAAGTTCCCGGACAAGCCGCCCCAGAGCTGGGCCGATTTCTGGGATGTGCAAGGTTTCCCTGGGCCGCGTGCATTCCAGAAGTACATCCAGTGGGGACCGCTCGAGGCAGCCCTCCTGGCCGACGGAGTACCGATCGACCAACTCTACCCGCCGGATGTCGACCGTGCCTTCCGTGCACTCGACCGCCTCAAGCCACACGTGACTGTCTGGTGGGAGGCGGGTGCCCAACCGGCTCAACTCCTCACCGATGGCGAGGTCTATCTCACCGATGCCTGGATCGCCCGCATCCAGTTCTTGATCGAGCAAGGTTCCACGGTCCTCGGTTACACGTGGAACCAGGGACGGCTCTCGAGCGACTCGCTGGTCATCCCGCGCGGCTCCAAGAACGTGGATGTCGCCCACGACTTCATCAACTTCGCCTTGCGTCCGGAGGTACAGCGGGCCTTCGCGCTGGCCTATCCGGACGGCCCAGCCAACAAGCGGGCGTTCGAAGCCTTGCCCGCAGAACGCGTGGCCGTGTTGCCGAGTGCGCCACAGAACAAGGCGCTCCAGGTCTATCCGGACTATCAGTGGTGGGCCGATCACCTCGACGAGGTCGTCGAGCGCTTCAATAGCTGGATCGCTCGCTAG
- a CDS encoding NAD(P)/FAD-dependent oxidoreductase — protein sequence MPSYDVLIIGGGNLGLWTAYFLAKRGLHRIAVCERYWAGFGATTRSAGIVRQQGGSETAVKLGKWSRELYQELGRELGLGSGFVEVGYYVLASTPEERAAFQELVTLRQRCGVENTWLEPSELAQRLPFVDWSRYLGATYTPNDGFVYPHIVARNITHAVLRAGVALFEECEVQEIEPLASGYRVRTTRGTFEAERVVDAAGPRGARRIGELVGIDVPVSAARHQIVSFPTRPADLPANFPMLFVLAKGYYLRPDEHGLLLGMSNPAEQPDPTDRFLLEFDWDYFERLKPDWEATIPALRGLPIGRAWTGSIDYTPDHLPIIDEPRFGFYVLAAGGHGMMWGPALGMKMAELILDERVSDLPDEEIRLSRFQEPGKVRDAIALPFPTR from the coding sequence ATGCCGTCCTACGATGTGCTGATCATCGGTGGTGGAAACCTCGGACTGTGGACAGCGTATTTTCTCGCGAAGCGCGGTCTGCATCGAATCGCCGTTTGCGAGCGCTACTGGGCCGGGTTCGGTGCCACCACGCGCTCGGCTGGGATCGTGCGCCAGCAGGGCGGTTCAGAAACCGCCGTGAAACTCGGGAAATGGTCGCGCGAGCTCTATCAGGAATTGGGCCGCGAATTGGGACTCGGAAGCGGCTTCGTGGAAGTCGGCTACTACGTGCTCGCCTCGACACCGGAAGAACGAGCAGCCTTTCAGGAACTCGTGACCTTGCGCCAGCGCTGCGGGGTCGAAAATACCTGGCTCGAGCCGAGCGAGCTCGCTCAGCGCCTTCCCTTCGTCGACTGGAGCCGCTATCTGGGCGCGACGTACACACCGAACGACGGCTTCGTCTACCCGCACATCGTGGCACGCAACATTACGCACGCCGTTCTCCGCGCCGGCGTCGCGCTCTTCGAGGAGTGCGAGGTCCAGGAGATCGAGCCGCTGGCCAGCGGCTACCGCGTGAGGACAACGCGGGGCACCTTCGAGGCCGAGCGCGTCGTCGATGCCGCCGGTCCACGCGGTGCCCGCCGGATCGGCGAACTGGTCGGCATCGACGTGCCAGTTTCGGCAGCTCGACATCAGATCGTGAGTTTCCCGACGAGGCCTGCCGACCTGCCGGCGAACTTCCCCATGCTCTTCGTGCTCGCCAAGGGATATTACTTGCGTCCCGACGAGCACGGTCTCCTCTTGGGGATGAGCAACCCGGCGGAACAGCCGGACCCGACCGATCGCTTCCTCCTGGAATTCGACTGGGACTATTTCGAGCGACTCAAGCCCGACTGGGAAGCGACGATACCGGCACTCCGTGGCTTGCCGATCGGGCGAGCCTGGACCGGTTCGATCGATTACACGCCGGACCATCTTCCTATCATCGATGAGCCACGCTTCGGCTTCTACGTGTTGGCCGCGGGTGGACACGGCATGATGTGGGGACCAGCGCTCGGTATGAAGATGGCCGAACTGATCCTGGACGAGCGCGTGAGCGACCTTCCCGACGAGGAAATCCGGCTCAGCCGCTTCCAGGAACCTGGCAAAGTGCGCGATGCCATCGCGCTTCCTTTCCCGACCCGTTGA
- a CDS encoding aromatic ring-hydroxylating oxygenase subunit alpha — translation MKVESISLVPTLPGRYYVDPAIYAREQERIFGRLWTCIGLAQSLAEPGQYLTTQLAGEPLLVIRGHDGELRAFLNVCRHRGARLCTESRGCLESRVIQCPYHAWSYALDGRLIGAPNMRDVPEFSPERYGLVPVPLAVWEGMIWVNLSNDPPPVESQIVPRIIERLGDRAIFDRYGVGQLRIGATLTYDVQANWKLIVENFMECYHCAVVHPELSRLVPSFRAGYAYQEGVGATFAEGVETLTLTGKRTRPLLPGLRPEDDRTYYGMVLVPNIFVNLHPDYVLIHRLEPLDVGRTLVHCDWLFDPAIVATPDFDPSDAVELWDLVNRQDWAMCERCQLGVGSRVYAEGGVFAPIEAHIRRFNDWVLTQLGDVATDSST, via the coding sequence GAGCATCTCGCTCGTCCCTACTTTGCCGGGCCGCTACTACGTCGATCCGGCGATCTACGCGCGCGAACAGGAGCGGATTTTCGGCCGCCTCTGGACCTGCATCGGGCTCGCCCAGTCGTTAGCCGAGCCTGGCCAGTATCTCACCACCCAGCTCGCCGGTGAGCCCTTGCTGGTCATCCGCGGTCACGATGGCGAGTTGCGGGCCTTCCTGAACGTCTGCCGCCATCGCGGAGCGCGACTCTGCACCGAGTCCCGCGGATGTCTGGAATCGCGCGTGATCCAGTGCCCCTATCATGCCTGGAGTTATGCCCTCGATGGACGCCTGATCGGCGCACCGAACATGCGGGACGTGCCCGAGTTCTCCCCGGAGCGATATGGGCTCGTGCCCGTGCCGCTCGCAGTCTGGGAAGGGATGATCTGGGTCAACCTCTCGAACGACCCTCCGCCGGTCGAGTCGCAAATCGTGCCTCGGATCATCGAGCGACTGGGAGATCGTGCGATCTTCGATCGGTATGGGGTCGGCCAGCTCCGCATCGGGGCAACGCTGACCTACGATGTGCAAGCCAACTGGAAGCTCATCGTCGAGAACTTCATGGAGTGTTACCACTGTGCCGTCGTCCACCCGGAGCTGAGTCGGCTCGTCCCGAGCTTCCGCGCCGGTTACGCCTACCAGGAAGGGGTCGGGGCCACCTTCGCTGAGGGGGTCGAGACACTGACACTGACTGGCAAGCGCACGCGCCCGCTCTTGCCTGGCCTGCGCCCCGAGGACGATCGCACCTACTATGGCATGGTCCTGGTACCCAACATCTTCGTCAACTTGCATCCGGACTACGTACTCATTCATCGCTTGGAGCCGCTCGACGTCGGACGCACATTGGTGCACTGCGACTGGCTGTTCGATCCGGCTATCGTGGCCACTCCGGATTTCGATCCCAGCGATGCGGTCGAGCTCTGGGATCTCGTCAACCGGCAGGACTGGGCGATGTGCGAGCGGTGCCAGCTGGGCGTCGGCTCGCGGGTCTATGCGGAAGGAGGCGTCTTCGCACCGATCGAAGCGCATATCCGCCGTTTCAACGATTGGGTACTCACGCAACTCGGCGACGTCGCGACTGACTCATCGACCTGA